From one Caldithrix abyssi DSM 13497 genomic stretch:
- a CDS encoding Rqc2 family fibronectin-binding protein: MFKNYYLFSELLKEIQPAISGQKITSAFTYRKDEVVLELGNDQFILIGIAANEPYLLLKAAHNISQARYALFEKLYGQTIRNAGLLNFDKHLFIETESYRLEAIFFPPHNNVFLLSADRQILKAFKDKTEYPAKLPETQEKLDLRAIEASLLNDLIVKNPTLKVRGFLQNHFAALNKVMLNEILFRTQLDPERPLSELNEEQKERLITVLLKIKEELTAGKAYLYFDKNADLIRWISLIRLEQFQESYDFKEYDSINQALGVFYYEKRVRQEFEKLKALCKTALQKRLRFLNSSLERLKEHADLRKRKTEAELKGNLLLTFKNDIPPGAREVELANIFSERQEKIKIKLNPSKSVVENAQRYFNKFKNVQHNQQALQIKMDTYRREMEEIDQLLKQLEQIRTLQRLKSFSDRLREMKLIQDGSASNKKAAPENLKYVFNRLIVDGKWEVYIGRDGKTNDLLTFHFANKWDIWLHAQGVSGAHVIIRVPNRNQNPPAHIIEQAARIAAAHSKARTSSTVPVIYTQVRYVSRIRKAPPGTVKFQNEKVLFVTPMNLN, translated from the coding sequence ATGTTTAAAAATTATTACCTGTTTTCCGAATTGCTGAAGGAAATACAACCGGCAATTTCCGGGCAAAAAATCACAAGCGCGTTTACCTACCGTAAAGATGAGGTGGTTCTTGAGCTCGGCAACGACCAATTTATTTTAATCGGAATCGCTGCAAACGAGCCATATCTCCTTTTAAAAGCCGCGCACAACATCTCTCAGGCGCGCTATGCCCTGTTCGAAAAACTTTACGGACAAACCATCCGCAACGCCGGGCTGTTGAATTTTGACAAACATTTATTCATCGAAACGGAGAGTTATCGCCTGGAAGCAATTTTTTTCCCGCCGCATAACAACGTTTTTCTCCTTTCGGCTGACCGCCAAATCTTAAAAGCGTTCAAAGACAAAACAGAGTATCCTGCAAAGCTGCCGGAAACTCAGGAAAAACTCGATTTGCGCGCCATCGAGGCTTCTCTTTTAAACGATTTAATCGTAAAAAATCCGACGCTTAAGGTTCGCGGTTTTCTCCAAAACCACTTCGCCGCATTAAATAAAGTGATGCTGAATGAAATTCTCTTTCGCACGCAATTGGATCCGGAGCGACCGCTTTCCGAACTAAATGAAGAACAAAAAGAGCGCTTAATAACCGTTCTTCTTAAAATTAAAGAAGAGCTAACCGCCGGGAAGGCCTATCTTTATTTTGACAAAAATGCCGACCTCATCCGCTGGATTTCTTTAATCCGCCTGGAGCAGTTCCAAGAATCCTACGACTTTAAGGAATACGATTCGATTAATCAGGCGTTGGGCGTTTTTTATTATGAAAAGCGCGTACGGCAAGAATTCGAAAAGCTGAAAGCGCTTTGTAAAACGGCTCTGCAAAAACGGCTTCGCTTTTTAAACAGTTCGCTTGAACGTTTGAAGGAACACGCCGATTTGCGCAAACGAAAGACTGAAGCCGAGTTAAAAGGCAACTTACTGCTGACCTTTAAGAACGACATTCCCCCGGGCGCCAGAGAGGTTGAGCTCGCCAATATCTTTTCTGAACGACAGGAAAAGATCAAAATCAAACTGAATCCTTCCAAATCCGTCGTGGAAAATGCGCAGCGTTATTTCAACAAGTTTAAAAACGTCCAACACAATCAACAGGCGCTGCAAATTAAAATGGACACTTACCGCAGGGAAATGGAAGAGATCGACCAGCTTTTAAAACAATTAGAACAAATCAGAACTCTGCAGCGTTTAAAAAGCTTTAGTGATCGTCTGCGAGAGATGAAGCTCATTCAGGACGGCTCTGCATCGAATAAAAAAGCTGCGCCTGAAAACCTGAAATACGTTTTTAATCGATTGATCGTTGACGGCAAGTGGGAGGTGTACATCGGCAGGGACGGTAAAACCAACGATTTGCTGACCTTTCACTTTGCTAATAAGTGGGATATCTGGCTGCATGCCCAGGGTGTAAGCGGGGCGCATGTAATCATTCGCGTTCCTAACCGCAATCAGAACCCGCCGGCGCACATCATTGAGCAGGCCGCGAGGATCGCCGCCGCGCACAGCAAGGCCAGAACGTCCTCCACCGTGCCGGTCATCTACACGCAGGTTCGCTATGTCAGCCGCATTCGTAAAGCGCCGCCGGGTACGGTTAAATTCCAGAACGAAAAAGTCTTGTTCGTAACGCCAATGAACTTAAACTAA